One Corynebacterium matruchotii genomic window, CGCCCAGAATGAGGATATTCATGATGTCTACCATGCCAGGTGTGGGCCTGGCTCGGGGCGGATTTCGTGGTGTGCTGCTGTGGGCAGCGCGGCCCAATGATATTCATGGACCAGAAACTGCCGGTGGTTATGCGGCGACGGGGAGGAAGTTGCAAACCTGGTGCGTGTCGATGCGGCGGGCTGCCTGGCGCAGCACATCCGACACCGGTAGGTCGAGGGCGGTGCTGATGGATTCCACAATCTCCGATGATGGGTCCTTGACGCCCCGCTCCACCTCGGAAAGGTATTGGGGCGACACATTCGCCCGGCGGGCCACATCGCTAATACGTTCGGATCGGTGGTGACGGGTGGTGCGGAACACCTCGCCAATGGCTTCCCGCATCAGTGGGCGATCACCGGGGGCGGCTGCGACGGCAATCATCAGTTGAGGGTCCGGAGCTCGACTCGGGTTTCGGGGGATTCCTCGCTGAGGAATGAGGGGCTTTGGTAGATGACGCGGCTATTGCTGTTTGCCGACGATGGGGCCTTCACCTTAAAGCCCGCGTCCTGCAGGATGGTTCGCGCCTCGGAGAGCCGCTTACCAATCACATTGGGCACCTCAACCTTGTTGACCAGCTCGATTGTGACCGTGGTTTGGGAGCTGTCGATGAGGGTGCCGGCCTGCGGGTTGGTGATATACACGTCGTTTGCGGACTTGCCTACTGCGTCGGAGTCGCCGGAGCGGGTGACGGATTCCACCCGAATCCCGGCCTTGGCCAGTTGGTCGCGGGCCGCTTCCTCGCTCACGCCGGCGAGGTCGGGGATTTCGACCGCGGTGGATACGTAGAGGGTGATGTCGCTGCCGCGGGTTGCCTGGCTGCCGGCGTCGGGGCTGGTGCCAATGGCGTAATTCCCCTTCACCGAATCATCGAACTTGTTTTCGACTTTGACGTTGAAGCCTAGTTGTTGCAATTGTTGTTTAGCCTCGTCCGCCTTGGTGTTGTGCACATTGGGCACATTGACCGGTGCGGGACCCTGGGAGAGATGGTAGGTGACGGTGCTGTTCACATTGACCATGGTGTGGGGGGAGGGGGTTACCGATGCGATTTGGCCTTGGGGCACGGTGTCGGAGTACACGGTTTCGCCTTCTTCCCCCACGAGTGACCGTTCCGAAAGCGCCTTATTGTAGTCGTCGGGGTTGGTGAGCCCGTCGAGGCTGGGTACGGTGGGCTTGCCGAGGGAAACCAAAAGGGTGACCGCATCACCCTTGACTGCTTTTTCCCCGGTGGTGGGGTCGGTGCCCGCCACCATGTCTATGGCCACATTATCGTCGTAGACTGTGGCCACCTTTGATTCAAAACCCGCGGTTTTCAGTGTTTGGGTGGCGGTGGTTTGGTCCATACCGATGACCTGCGGCACCTCCCCGTAGCGGCCGGATCCGAACCACCAGGCGCCGATGGCGATCGCCAGGGTGAGCATGATGACTATGACCCACCAGGCGGCGAACATGGTGCGGCTACGGTTAGTGACCGCTGGTGGCAGCACGGACGGCCTGGCCGGCTGCCGGGGCTGCGGCCGCGGCGCGGGCGGCTGGCCCTGTTGCTGCGGCTGACTGGGGTCGGGCCACGGCGATTGTTGTGGCTGGCTGGGTTTGGCCCACGGTGATTGCCCCGGGGGCGGGTTGTGGAGTTGCGCCTGGGGTTGGGCTCCCGGCTGCTGGTAGGGGGTGGGGTCCGCAAACGGGTCGGCGGCGAACGGGTCGAGAACGGAGGTTTCGTTGAGGATGGCGGTTTCCGCCGGCTTCACCGGTGCTGGCGGCGTGGGCGGGACAATGGCGGTTTTGTCGTTGTCGGCGTCGTCAGCTTCGTCGGCCATGGGCTGTTCGGATCGGGGCAGATCGGTGGTGACCATGCCTGTGAGTTTCGAATCGTCCATGTTGGCGGCCGCCCGGTGGGCCGCCGCGTTTTGGGGGACAGGCACCGTGAATGCGGGAAATTGCAGCTCGCTGGCGACATCGTTCAGTGCGGTGAGGAATTCGTCGGCGTTCTTGAACCGATCCTTGGGATCACGGGCGGTGGCGGTGGCCACCAACTCGTCCATGAGTTTGGGCACGCCGTCGATCCGGCTGCTGGGCTTGGGCACATCCGCGTCCAGGCGGGCGTAGGCGTGCTTGAGGGGCGTGTCGCCGTTAAACGGGGTGGTACCGGTCAAGAGTTCGAATAGGACGATGCCAGCGGAGTACACGTCGGAGGCGGTGGTGATATCATCGCCCGACACCTGCTCCGGGGACAGGTAGGCGACAGTACCCACAATCTGGTTTGACTTGCCCTGGGATGCGGATGCGGCCCGCACCAGGCCAAAATCGGAAAGCTTCACCTGGTGGTTGCCGTCGATCAAAATATTATCCGGCTTTAAATCCCGGTGAACCATGCCGGCGTTATGCACCGCCGCCAACCCGGTGAGGACGGAACGCATGACCGCCGATGCAGCATAATCTGGCATGGCGCCGCGTTCGGCCAAGAGTTCCCGCAGGGTACCACCGGTAATGAGCTCCATAATGAGAAACACATGGTCCCCATCGGAATTAAAATCATACACCCCCACCAAATTGGGGTGGGATAGGTGCGCCATGGAGCGGGCTTCCCGCCGGAAGCGTTGGGCAAAAATCGGGTCGCCGGCATATTCTTCGTGCATGACCTTGGCTGCCACATTGCGTCCCAGCCTGGTATCAACGCAGCGGTAAACCGTAGACATGCCACCGCGAGCGATGGGTGCTTCGATGCGGTAGCGGCCTTCGAGGAGATCGCCCAAATTCAACTGCATGCGTTCTAGTATGGCTGAAATCTAAGCGTAGGGTAAAAGCGACGTGTTCAAGATCTCTTGCTACATTAAGGACTGTGAGTAATCAATCGCCAGATGCGTCTATTTTGCCACCTGATACCCTACTTTTCACCCTAGCGGAGTTCGCCGACCGGTTGGGGGTAAAGACCACCCACGTCCGTGACCTGATCGGTGAGCGGAAGCTGATTTGCGTCTACAAAAACGGGGTTCGGCACCTGCCTGCCGCATTCCTCACCGACAAAGGGACCCTCAATAAGTTCGTTCCCGGTGTCATTGCCCTGCTTATCGACGGCGGTTACAGCGATGCCGAAATCTTCCGCTACCTGTTTACCGACGACCCCTCTCTCCCCGGCCAGCCCATTGCGGCCCTACACGGGCACCTGGCCCGGGAGGTGATGCGCCGCGCCCAGGCGATGGCCCTCTAGCCCTGGGCGTCGATAAGCTACCAGGGTGGTTTCGGCGAATAACCAGCGGGAAGCCACCCACCCGGACACCGCTAAAATCCCCATCCACATGGGGTTATACAGCTGATGATTCCCCGAACCTGTGAACGCCAATGCCACCGCGATCGACCCAATGATAAAGAACTGGTTAATCCGCCGTGAGCAATTCACCACCCCAACCAGCGGCAACACCGAAGCGTAATACCAGGGCAGGGTCACCGCATTAAAACTAAACACAATCAAATACGCCCACATCGCCCCAGTGATCGGCTTGCGGCGCAGAAACCACCAACAGGCCACAAACCCCACAGCCATAATCACAAGTGATACGGCTCGCGCCACCACCATCACATCATTGAACGGGAATTGGGGATTCCCAATCCGGCCGGCCTCCCCAATCACCCCCGACACCAGCGACGGAAACGACAGCGGATTCACCACCTTTGTGTTCCCCGCCAACGCCGCAATCCACTCCCAGGTGGTTCCCGACGCCCACGTGATGACCGCCAGAATCGCAACAGTTTCCACTGCACCCCCCACACCGGCCAGCAGAAATGCCCGCACCCTCGCACCCACCGATTCTCCGGCCCGGTTGACCACCAACCACACCACAAACGGCAAACACAACGCCGCCGACGCTTTCAACGCCATCGCCACCGCAATGAGCGCCACCCCGGCGAAAAACCCACCCAATACCGCCGGGTACGTTGCCTGACGCACCACCAAATACAGGCCAACGGTGACGAGCCCCACCATCATCGCCTCGTTATGCATGCCCCCCACCAAGTGAAACACCATCACCGGGTTAGCCACCCCCAACCACAATGCAAACGCCGGATCCGCCCCCAACCGCTGGGCAATCTTCGGCACAAACCACATGATCGCCACAAACCCCACCACCGCCAGCGCCTTAAACGCATACACCCCGGCTGTCACATTATCGCCAAACACGGTGGTCACGGCCTCGCCAAGCCACAAATGCAGCGGCCCATACGGGGTGGTGGTGTTCCGCCAATCGTGGGAAACCTCAAACAAAATCTGATTCGGATTACTCGCCGGCCCCTGCGTGTAGGCATTCAGCCCATCGCGCAGCAACGTGCCCTGCATCAGGTAGGAATACACATCCCGCGACATGATCGGTGCCGCCCCCGCCAGCGGGACGAGCCACATGCACAATGTGCGGCGAACATAGTCGGCGTCGACAACCTTGTCGATCACCAACTTCCCCATCAACACCCAGGCCACCACGAACAACACCGTGCCCAGCCACAAGGTTACATTCGAAAACGCGGCACCATGCCCAAAACTCAAAAAATCCAGGTTCGCCGCGGAAAGCAAACTATTGCGCTTCTGCAGCGACCCCCCACCAAACGACCCCAACAGAATCAGCAGCGAAGCCACAAGACCAAGCTTGCGCACCATGGGGGAAGTCAATGTGCTGACAAGGGCAATCATGGCTGATAGCTTACTAGGTTCGCCGCGCCGTGGCCTGCATTGCCAAGCCCCGCAACGCCTCCTCGCTCCCATCCGGCAACCCCAGCCCTGCTATCCGCGCCAGCCCGCTCGCCGTCAGCTCCCCAATGAGCTTTTCGACGCGCTCCGCCGCCCCGGTCGCCGCAATGGCCGCCGTCAATTCGGCAATCTCATCGGGATCGGACACCCGGCCCAGCCGCCCCCGGATATAGTCGGCGGTTGCCGCATCCGCCAACTGCAACGCCGTGGCGATGAGCACCGTGCGTTTCCCCTCCCGCAAATCGTCACCGGCAGGCTTGCCAGTCACGCCGGGATCACCAAACACCCCCAACTGGTCGTCCCGCAGCTGAAACGCCACCCCAATATCCGTCCCATAGGCCCGCAGCGCCGCAATCGTCGCCGCATCCGCCCCCGCCAGGGCCGCCCCCAGGTGCAACGGCCGCTCAATCGTATACGCCGCCGTCTTAAACCGATTCACCACCTGGGCGGTAGCAATATCCTCATCACCCGAGGCCTCATGAATAATGTCGAGTAGCTGGCCCCCAATCACTTCGGTGCGCATCCCCCGCCACGCCGGCTGTATCCGATCCAACGCCGCATGGCTGAGCCCCGCAGCCCGCACCATGTCATCCGCCCAGGCAAACGCTAAATCCCCCACCAAAATAGCAACAGAACACCCAAAATGATCCGCATCACCATGCCACCGCCCCTCCTCGTGCCGCCGTTGCGCACTCCGGTGCACCGTCGGATTCCCCCGACGAGTATCCGACGAATCAATAATGTCGTCATGAATCAACGCGCACGCCTGAATCAACTCCAAAGCACTTGCCGCCCGCAACACCGCCGCCGGATCCTCCCCCCGATTCCGCAGGCCCCCGCCGGCCACAAATCCCGCCCACACATAGCACGGGCGGATGCGTTTCCCGCCCGTGAGCACATAGTTCTCCAGCAATGTGACAGCTGACCCCACGGCATCACCCAACGGGGCAATGGCGGGACGCTGGGCGGCAAAAAACTCCGCCAGGTGCGTGGTCACAATGCCGGGAACCTGGGCAAGATCCGGGGTTTTCGGTGTTTCGGTCATGGCGGCCCTTTCTAATGGGTGATCCGGGGGTAAACCGGTATCATTCTAAGCCATGACACAGCAACCACTTCCCGAGCCGACTCCCGCCAGGTACCAACGGTCGATTACCGACGTGATTTCCAGTCCCGCGCCGGGGCGGATTCCGTTCTCGGTGGAATTCATGCCGCCGAGAAACGATGAGGCAGAGACTCGGCTGCGGACCGCGGCGGAAATCTTCCATGATCTGGGGGTGGCGTTTGTGTCCGTCACCTATGGAGCGGGGGGCAGCTCCCGGGATCGGACGATGCGGATCGCCCAAGACCTGGCCCGGATGCCGCTCACCACCCTGGTGCATTTGACCCTGGTGGGGCACACCGAGGCCGAGCTGGTGGAGATTCTTTCCGACTATGCGTCATTAGGTTTGTCGAATCTTTTGGCGCTCCGGGGCGATCCGCCGGGGGCGGACCCATTGGGGGAGTGGACGCCGGTGCCGGGCGGCTACCGCTACGCGGAAGAACTGATTTGGTTAACGAAACGCTTGGAGGCAACCAAGCATTTCCAGGTGGGAATTGCTGCATTCCCGGAAGGCCATCATCAGTCGGAGTCATTGGCGGCGGACACCAAGTACACGTTGGCGAAGCTTCGGGCGGGGGCGGAGTTTTCGATCACCCAAATGTTCTTTGATGTGGACTATTACCTGCGGTTGCGGGACCGGCTGGCGTCGGCGGATGCGGAATTAGGGTCACGGCCGATCATTCCGGGTATTATGCCGATCACCTCGCTGAAGTCGGTGCGGCGCCAATTACAGCTGTCGGGGGCGAAATTACCGGCCCGGTTGGAGGAACGGTTGGTGGCGGCCGCTGCGGGGGACGAGGAGGCGAATCGAGACGAGATTCGCAAGGTTGGGATTGAGGAATCAACGCTCATGGCGGAGCGGCTCATCGCGGAGGGCGTGCCGGATCTGCACTTCATGACTATGAACTTCGCTCGGGCAACCCAGGAGGTGCTGCACAACCTGGGGATGGCGCCGGCGTGGGGCCGGGAACACGGCCACGATGCGGTGCGGTAAGTTCGTTGGGGGCTAGGGGAGCGGCTTCGCCATGATGGCAAAGGGGCGGGTGTCACCCCGGAAATAAAACTGCCGGATGAGGTCGGTAAACCCCAGGGAGCGATAGAGGTGAAAAGCGTTATTATTTTCGGCAATCACCTCGGGGGTGGAAAGCAGGGCGTAGGAGGCATGGGCGTTCTCTAACAGCATGGTGAGTAATTGGTGGCCTATGCCCTGGCCCTGGTAAGTGGGGGTGACGTGGATTTCGGTGACGGAAAAATAATCGTTGAGCATGAATAGCTGGTCGGTGGTGGCGCCACCGCGTTCGCGGAGGCCGCGGCGGACTTCTTGATCCCACCATTGTTCGCGGTGCCCATGGTAGCCGTAGGCGACTCCTAGGACGTGCGTGCCGTCGTGGGCGCAGACCGCCTGGAAGTTTTTTTCCTGGATGGCCTGACGCCACGCCTTAATGCGGGAATCGCGGATGACGGTGGTGTATCCCATGGCTTCGAGATAGATGTTGACCAAGAGGGGGGCGATACTGCTGAACTCTAGGGCGCTGAGCAGTTGAATCTTGATGGTCACAATCCTTATCGAACCATTTTTTGGGTGTATCCGAAAGTCACCATCCAAAACCTGCGTGTCGGAATCCTATCCGAACGCTGCCCCCGATGATTACACCCGAACGGTGCAAGGGGATACCGCGACCTGATATAGAAAATATGTTCTATATTTTCGGGGGTGATGTCCGGGGTGGGAATTATCCTGGGATGATCGCGGCAACTTTAGTCGTCGTAAAGCAAAAAAATCTCCCAATAAGTGCAATAAAATGCCTGCTTTGAGCGTTGTAAATAAGTGAGGAAGGAGTGAAAATCATGAGCGTTGCACCATTCACCCAGCCGAGGAAGGGCGCGGAGTTTCTCCATAAGGCGCATCAGCTGTTAGCAACAGCGATAACCTACCGGAATCAGCAGCGCCATGACCTGGCGTTGGAATATGCTTACCAGGCGGGATTGCGTACCGCGGCTGCCCGAATTGCCGCAAGCCCGGTGGCACATCGGGTTCGGAAGCCCACCAGTGCGTGGGCCCAGTTACGCCTGGTAGGTGCCGATGCTGCGGGGTGGGCGGATGCCTTGGAACAGTATTCCCGGCTGCGGTCGCGGGTGGGTAGTGGTATCGAGGCCACGGTGTCGGTGGAAACAGTCGATACTATGGTCGATTTAGTCAGCAAATTTCTAAACTCGGTAGAATTTGATAATGACGATACCCCCGCAGCTGCGTAGTCGTGTTATCCCTACCGGGAACTTTCCTAGTAGGGTAGGCGTTAATTATCACAGATAACTAACTTCGCCGCGCGCACTGCACGCATAGCGGTTTTCACTTCAATACAGGCTAATTAACATAGAACGCCAATGGGAGGAACAGTGGCACTTTCCGAACATGAGCAGCAAATGCTCAAGGAAATCGAACAGTCCTTACTTTCGGAAGACCCGAAATTTGGTGCTGTAGTCACCGATGGTGATTTTGCCCAGTCAAAGGGCACGGTGACGCTACGGGGCATTGCCATCGTGGTTATTGGGTTGGTGCTGCTGGTTACTGGCGTGGCACTGTCCCAAATGTCCCTGTGGTGGTTGTCATTAAGCATCCTGGGATTTTTAGTGATGGTTGCCGGCGGCATGTGGATGCTGCGAGGTGGTGGTAAGTCCACTTTCAATCTTAGTGACGGATATCATAGCTCCGCTGGACGGCGGCGACCACAGAAATCTGGGGGATTGGGGGATCGGATGGAGGATAATTTTCGCCGTCGTTTTGAAAACTAGCTATAATGTGACTTGACACAGACTTCTGGCCTCCGTATCGACCACAACTGACCACTGCGGAGGTCAGATTTTTTATGCCACCAGAAAACTGAGAGACGAGTAAGTCATAGGGGAGAAGGTAGCGGTTTTGCTTAAGTGGTGGGGTGAGGGCGTAAATGAAAACTGCTGGTAATGAATATAAATATGCAGATATAGAAGCGTTATCTGTTCGTGATTTTCCATGCGAGCGCGGTTGGTAGCTCATGTGCTCATTGTGAATACCGTGTAAAAAATCTGGTTCAGACTTGCGGCGGAAAACGTCGATTCTTTATAAGTTTCTATGCTTCATGCATGCTACTTTTCGACGAGGGTACTGCGCGATAAGCAGGTGAAATAGGGGAAGGTATGCGGGAGTCATAGGAAATAATCCGGTTCGCAGAGAGTGGATGGGGGTAAAAATCAGCGGCGAAAACCCCACTATTTGGGTGATATATGTTATGTCATCAATTATGTAATCACTATCAATAGCCGGCATTTGGGGGTGGATTGACTGGAATGGTCGTGAACCATTGGTAGGTCATCCGAAATATTATCGAGAGTGCTATAAAATAACGTTGGGAGAAACTCCAGGTGAAATGTTGAGAATATTGAAACTAGTTTATTACTGATGCTTATGTTACAGAAGTTGTAAAAGTGACAGAAGTGGCTGAATTACATTAAAGTTCGGCTTTTGTTACCACGGCGTGTTTATTTTTCGAAGCTATCAAACTTGCAGGTTACAGGCGTTTCTGGTGGTAAAATTTGAGATTGTTGTGACTTGAGGTGTTGAAAGTGGGGGATTGTGGGGTATTGTGGGGAGAAGTGAAGGGAATGTGGATATGTCACCGCACACCACGGAGGCACCACGGAACCGGAGCGACAGGAGTTGTTTATCTTGGGTCGTGTGGCTTTGAAAGTGTAGGAGCCTTCAAAGATGTTTCTTGGCACTTACACACCAAAGTTGGACGATAAGGGCCGTCTGACATTGCCGGCGAAATTCCGAGAGGAACTAGCAGGTGGGTTGATGGTCACTAAAGGTCAGGACCATTCCTTAGCGGTATACCCCAAAGAGGAATTTGTTCGGATTGCACGAAAAGCTGCTCAGCTACCGCGTAGCAACCCAGCAGCCCGGGCATTTATTCGAAACCTCACCGCCAGCGCAGATGAACAACGTCCAGACGGTCAAGGACGCATCACAATCACTCCAGACCACCGTAAATATGCAGGTCTGACAAAAGAGTGCGTGGTCATTGGCGCCATGGACTTCCTGGAAATATGGGATGCCGAAGCCTGGGCCCGCTACCAAGCGGACACAGAATCGGCATTCGCGGATGCTAGCGACGACTTTTTAGACGGCCTGCTGTAACCCCGGCACCAATCTAAAACGTTGCAAGCAGCACAGCATGGAGTGTGCGTAAGAACTCCACTTGAAGGGGCTTAACTTCTGGTGTACTTCCCCGATGTCAGAAGCGGCACTTTAGGTGGAGCTCTATGCACACTGCGGTTTCTGCGGTACAACTTCGGCACACCACGGCATACTGGGGGCTTTCATATGGAAAACACTAACAACCATGGTCACGTCCCCGTGCTGCGCGAACGAGTCACCGAACTCCTCGCCCCAGCCCTCTGTAACACCATCACAAACCCACCCATCATCCTCGACGCCACTTTAGGCGCCGGTGGGCACAGCGAATACTTCCTCACCACATTCCCGCAGGTACACATAATAGGACTCGACCGCGACACCACCGCACTGGCCCAAGCCGCCACCCGCCTGGCCGACTTCGGCGACCGGATCACCACACTCCACACGCGCTTCGACGATTTTCCCACAGCCATCCAGGCCGCCGCCGACGCCGGCAATGCAACATGCCAAGCTGCACTCACAGAAGGTATATCCGGGGCACTCTTCGACCTGGGTGTGTCATCAATGCAGCTTGACCAGGTGAACCGCGGTTTTGCCTATCGGGTTGATGCACCGCTCGACATGCGGATGAACAACTCCGAAGGCATTACCGCGGCGGAAATCCTCAATACCTACCCCCACGGCGACCTCACCCGCATCCTCAAAACCTACGGGGACGAACGATTCGCCAGCAAAATCGCCACCGCCATCATCCGCGAACGCGAACACGCCCCCTTCACCACCTCCGCGCGGCTCGTCGAACTGCTCTATAACACCATCCCCGCCGCCACCCGACGCACCGGCGGCCACCCCGCCAAGCGCACATTCCAGGCACTCCGAATCGAGGTCAACCAAGAACTCGCCGCCATCACCAATGTGCTACCTCGCATCGCCGACGCCCTCATCCCCGGTGGCCGGGCCGTCTTCATGGCCTACCAATCTTTAGAAGACAAAATCATTAAAAAATACTTCGCCGAAATCACTACTTCCAAAACCCCCCGGGGACTTCCCATGGAACTCCCCGAATACGCGGCCAAATTCCGGCTGGTGACCCGGGGTGCCGAAAAAGCCACCCCCGCAGAAATCGCCGACAATTCCCGAGCCGCCCCCGTCCGGGTTCGCGCAATTGAAAAACTTGCCACCAGCACCAACAGAAAGGAGACCTCAAAATGACAACCAATTACCGAATCCGTGACACCCGTATCCGCAGCGGCCGCCCCATCAACACCTACACCCCCTACCGGCCGACCCGTTCGGCACGGTCGCTTGTGCGTACCCAACAATCCCAAGACCACAGTCGAAACGACACTGCCCTCCTCGTCGAAGATCGGCCCAGCCGCACCGGCACATCAGGCCGGGCAATCCCCACCGTCCCTACCCAGGCGCCACCCCGACGGCGTATGCAGCGCAAAGCCGGATCCCAACAGGTGTTTTCCAACCGGGGCAAACGGATCGTGCGCCAACGCGTCGACCCGAGCCGTATCCGCTTCGTGCTAGCACTCACGCTCCTGCTCGGCGCCGGCGTGTTTATAGCCATGATGCTCTCGAAAATATCGACCGAACAAAGTTTCGAGATGCAGGAGTTGCAGCACCACGAATCCACCCTGCAAAACCAGGTGGAAACCCTCAACCGTGACCTGCAAAACGCCTCCGCCACCGCAGAGATCGCCCGCCAAGCCAAAGACCTAGGCATGGTGATCCCCGACCAGCCCGGCATTCTGGCAAAAAATGAATCGGGCGACATACACGAGCAACGCGCGCCAGGCACCGTGACGCGTCCTATAGTTGATGTCAATGGTCAGCAAGTTCGGCCACAGGTGGCATCCAGTGATCCCAAGGCCACAAACGAAGTCTCCCAACGGCTGAATGAGGCTCCCCGGATTACACCCCGGACCTCCAATGTTGCACCATACATTTCTAATCGAAATTAATTTCGAACGGTAGAACCGTATCTGTCAACATTCCACAATATTCCAAGGTGTCATTTGTGAATCAGTCGAACTCACGCGCGTCTCGCATACGTCGAAAAGCTAGCAGTAACACGCAATTCCACAACGATACCGCGGACCCGAAGAATGGGCTCAACCGGATAGCCGACAAACCCGCAACCGGACCTGCCGGCGGATCCACCACCGGGCCAGGCGGCGGACAACGCCGAATCATGCTCGGCCGGCTACGAATCCTCAGCGCCGGCGTATTCCTGCTCTGCCTCATGGTCATTGCCCGCATGGCCTGGGTACAACTCGTGTGGGGGCCCGACCTCAGCAGCCTGGCGGCGGAACAACGCACCCGCATCTACACCGACCCGGCGCGCCGGGGGGCGATCAC contains:
- the rsmH gene encoding 16S rRNA (cytosine(1402)-N(4))-methyltransferase RsmH; this encodes MENTNNHGHVPVLRERVTELLAPALCNTITNPPIILDATLGAGGHSEYFLTTFPQVHIIGLDRDTTALAQAATRLADFGDRITTLHTRFDDFPTAIQAAADAGNATCQAALTEGISGALFDLGVSSMQLDQVNRGFAYRVDAPLDMRMNNSEGITAAEILNTYPHGDLTRILKTYGDERFASKIATAIIREREHAPFTTSARLVELLYNTIPAATRRTGGHPAKRTFQALRIEVNQELAAITNVLPRIADALIPGGRAVFMAYQSLEDKIIKKYFAEITTSKTPRGLPMELPEYAAKFRLVTRGAEKATPAEIADNSRAAPVRVRAIEKLATSTNRKETSK